CAAAATGTGAAAAATGTGGTAAATTAGGTCATATGATGAAGGTATGCacatcacaacaacaacaacaagggGATGTTAACATTGCTCATGAACAATATGAAGAAGACCAGGAACTACTACTTGCAATCTCAGGTTTTACAACCAACAAACCGTCAAAAGAATGGCTCATTGACAGTGGTTGCACAAACCATATGACTTATGATCGAGATCTTTTCAAAGAGCTCAATAAAACTTCTATTTCCAAAGTCAGAATTGGGAATGGAGAACAAATTGCAGTAGAAGGCATTGaaacaatttcaattaaaactcATGCAGGTATGAAACAAATTTCCAATGTTTTATATGTTCCTGAAATTAATCAGAATCTTTTAAGTGTTGCTCAGTTGTTggagaaaaattataaagtgaTATTTGAACATAAAAGTTGTGTGATTAAGGATCAAAACAATAAGGAAGTGATCACATCTCAGATTAAAGGCAAAAgatttgttttagatttaatgAAGAATGGTCATattattgaagagaaaaaagaacttAAATTCAAAGAAGATCGCGAAGATTCAggtattttgaagaaatttcaagttaaGGAGGAGAATAAATATGCTTGTGAAAAATCACCTAAAAGTCATAACAAATGCAATGTTTCTACCATGAAGTCCACAAGGCACAAAGATGCTAAAGCTTGCgataagaagaagaatcaaaacaagaagaataatttttcaagaagctCAGATTGGATACGCACAAAAGATATTCagtcaaggaggagtgttgagaataatatgcctaaatatcttctgaatatcttagatttaaatattatttagatttatatttaaaatatgataatattaggttttatgatttatatttctatttagaatatttaagatttgtttagaatttattataggattagttttgttttaaaaatatatgatttgtttttatgtagctctatatatagagccataagcataatgaataaaacaagaaatttagtattcttcatataaccctatatttgaggagagttttctcactaaatttatatctcaccaaattccgcaatacaaaaacacaaaaaatcatatcaAAAATAttgttatgataaaatatattttctaatcCACATCATTATTATAGACTTAACGCCCCACCCCAATAATATGGACGTGGGTCGCTCAATTTTTTGGTATACGAAAATACATATTGCCTTCATAACAAAACTAATGAGTTCATCATTGAGAGTTAGGTACAAGCTGTATTATATATTATGATTGGCATCTATTTTGGTATCTTTGTTTGTATATGCAACTAGCCAAAACTTGCATAATTTATCTACTCATTGAAGTTaatttgatattattatattatcttttaaaaagtGGTTAACCACATCAACCCAATGCCGGCATAATCCTAATCCATCAAGCTATCTCTCAACACTCTCCCCACGTCCCTTTTGATTTTCCAAAAGTCTCAcccatcaaacaaacaaacccaaTAAGGCATATCCTTTTATCATACCCATTTCTCCACTTTTTGGACCACGTCACAAAGTTGTGCAACCTTCATAAAATTTCAGTTTTGAACCCCGACTTCCGTATATTATAGTTATATTTTTACCATTAGTATTTAATCTATTGACCATCTGTGATCCTCCCTACTAAGTttaacgtcaatcaccaccAAATCAACTAACAATTACAGTATTTATACCAACTGAGTTGTACTTATGAGAATTACGATATTCATTTCTTATTACACttcaataattatttatatttcttttaacaTAATTCAAATCTTTATTAGGGGAGAGACattgatatattatatatacttcatttattacTTTTTATGGTTAGTTAGGTTTGAATCAATCAAATTGACTTGTCTACAAACTTTTAGCTCCATTTATAACCTCTTCTATTCTTTTCCTATTTCTCTCATCAAAATCCTTTCATTGtaagattttttttccatttctcAATTTCCTCAAAGATTGAATGAAATGGCAGTTGAACTTTGCTCAGAAAATTGTGGTGTTTCATCAGTAAGTCCAAGAATTTCATTCTCACAGGACTTTTCACAAACAGATTCCATACCTATTGAACAACACCCCTTTAGATCAAATTCATCTGGGTTGAATTCAAgtattgattttgatttttgtatcAATCAAAGTCTCAATCTTGAATCATCTTCAGCTGAAGAACTTTTCTCGGATGGTAGAATTCTTGCAACtgaaatcaagaaaaaaaatgttcctTTGAAACAACCATTAACAAAGTCAAAAACTCAATCACCACCACCAAACCCTCCATTGAATCATTCATATTCTACTCACAACAATGATTCTAATGGTAAAATATTTACCAAAGAAACCAACAAAGAAACCAATGAAGTGTGtgaaaaacaaagttcaaaCTCTAAGTCATTTTGGAGCTTCAAAAGAAGTAGTAGTTGTGGAAGTGGTTATGGAAGAAGTTTATGTCCTTTACCACTTTTATCAAGAAGCAATTCAACTGGATCTTCTACATCAAGTGTTAATAGCAAGAAGAATTCATTGTCAAAAGAAGGTATTAGTGTTAAATCAAATTCACAAAAACATTCTACTACAAGGTTTTCTAATTCATCTGGTCCTAATAGTTATCTAAAACCACCATTGAATAAGAGTCATGGATCTCATGGTAGTGTTAGAGTTAATCCTATTCTTAATGTTCCTCCTGCAAATTTATTTGGTTTGAGTTCAATCTTCTCTAATAATAGAGACAAGAGCAAGAAAAAGTAGCCATATTTTGTGacgttaaatatgtttttaatatctatagttataattataattccCGAGTTTTGTCTTTGGTCTTTGTACTGATTTTTCAATCTTTCGAGTTACAAAATTTATGCTCTTAGTCTTAGTCTCTTGCTAAGAcgtgtaattttatatttcgtAAGACTGAAAAATAAGTACAAtgactaaaaaatttaatgacaTAATTGACCCTATTAAGTTACTCTTTTACTTGCATATCAATCAATTGGGtgagtctatttttttttttctttgaatttgttggATTTACCATGTGATTGGAAAAATAGATATATAGATTATACTTTTGGAAATGAAAGGTGAATGGTTTGCATCAAGAAGGTAAACTAAAGTGATAAAGAAGAGATGTGTGAAGGTGATAGACAAGAATGGCATAATGTAGGATTGCAGGCACATGGACAAAACAAAATGACAGGTAGATCATTAGATGTTGTTTTCATGGCGGTCCCTTCCCTTGCTTTGCTTGTGTTTGGTTTATCTGTATTTGCTATTTGATCTACTTGTAAATACATTGATTTTAATTAGTTTCTATTTTATTGTTCATAATttggatatttattcttttcACATGTAGCGTTAATTTAGATCTCTTTTAAGGGACTTAATGGAAAAAGTTTTAAGGGACTTGATGGAAAAAGTTGATTGTACAATTGTAATGAGAAAAGCTTTGCATAAATTGATCTATAATacagtattaattaattaattaaaaaaattcttctaggataaaagttctttttttatattatagtttacattattttagattttgaaATTATAGATGAATGACAATTTAGACtctaaatatatgaaatatcAATTTGGGACCTcaaattattcaatatttaCCATTGTTTTCTCTATCAAGTAACTTGTTAGAGACAGTGATGTGTTATGTTAAGTGACATTGTGCCTTATTTATGTTGGTTACATGACATGATAGAACCAATTTTAGCATTTTTGAGGAGTTTTAGGTATAAAAGTTTAAGTTTTTAACCAATATAAAATTTGGCTTAGAGTTTCGTGTGACGTGACACTACCTCGGATAAGTCGTAATGTCACTTAACATGACACATCGACACTTCTAACATGTtgtttgagagagagagagagagagcacaTTTTGATTGCATTGCACAATTTGTGAAATTCGGATCTTCTCATGTTATTTTGGTTCAGTCATCTCTTCTTTTCATCATCCAAAgatgattaaattattataaagaaCAAGATGAGTCtacaagagagaaaaaaaaatgaatgaatggtTAAGATTAGTGCTAAGTGGACGACAtgagaaaaaaaacataatatgaTCCAAATCTCAATTTACGATAACAAAGTTGTGAAATTTGGATATTCTCATCTTATTTTGGTTCAGCTCTCTCTTCTTTTCATCATCCAAAGATGATTAATTTATTATGAAGAACAAGATGAGTccagaagagagaaagaaaaaaaattgaatgaatggTTGAGGTTAGTGCTAAATGGACAACATGAGAGAAAAAACATAACATGATCCAAATCTCAATTTATGGTAACAAAGTTGTAAATTTGAGGTATCAAATCACTTACAATTTCATGAACTAAAGTGATGGTACAATAGCGAACTTATGAGGGTTGAATTTAGCACAAGGGGAGTTAGACTCTCACAACATAACGAACTAATattcaaatctcaattgaaacatattttcatattttatattcgACACGCCTCaaatatgattattttatgaacaaaatttatagaaaacaaataaaagaa
This genomic interval from Trifolium pratense cultivar HEN17-A07 linkage group LG6, ARS_RC_1.1, whole genome shotgun sequence contains the following:
- the LOC123893005 gene encoding probable inactive serine/threonine-protein kinase scy2, producing MAVELCSENCGVSSVSPRISFSQDFSQTDSIPIEQHPFRSNSSGLNSSIDFDFCINQSLNLESSSAEELFSDGRILATEIKKKNVPLKQPLTKSKTQSPPPNPPLNHSYSTHNNDSNGKIFTKETNKETNEVCEKQSSNSKSFWSFKRSSSCGSGYGRSLCPLPLLSRSNSTGSSTSSVNSKKNSLSKEGISVKSNSQKHSTTRFSNSSGPNSYLKPPLNKSHGSHGSVRVNPILNVPPANLFGLSSIFSNNRDKSKKK